The Marinobacter halotolerans genome includes a window with the following:
- a CDS encoding tRNA(Met) cytidine acetyltransferase TmcA, with protein sequence MPDQPGVSAWRQFQRRLREAGHRRLVLLEGDRQASLDWLAEHLPKLSVAPGVWVGKDEAPSIEGIDPIPAKHARRWLGRDLSCVVWDGWQGNPPDGLAALAGTLGAGGLLFWLMPPLDQWPTFKDPDYRRVGLDSSSVHPFLSRLARVIADDASVIRLQASQGSAAALPELPVGDPPFQVQATPEQIRLIESLVKSGLGRRRRPLVVTADRGRGKSAALGMAAARLVAEGRKQVVVTATGPAAVETLLRHAEPAVSEGRVRFFSVDDLLEHRPEAEVVMVDEAAAVPPDRLKQILMGWPRVVFATTVHGYEGAGRGFSVRFRSVLDRETPHWKQIALQAPIRWSESDPLEPLISRMFLLNAEATGLPDGEQPRKPVTVERWEPASAPDNELEQSFGLLVDAHYRTTPSDLRQWMDDPSVVSWRATVDGVVVGVLWAALEGGLDDALAEQVMLGRRRVRGQLLPQSLAFHSGFASAARQQILRVVRVAVSANVRQQGVGTALVRAARDYAEAAGVDALGTSFGGNAELVTFWQCSGLVPVRLGLSREHSSGELPLQMLLGTSEPGRALTEALQDRLARHWLTLVPHNWPDLEPRLLLQLTASLPLVQPLNEDDRRDLTSFARGHRGFDLTLPVLRMLSMADGIAARLLADDDSGLPVLWARAVLQGWSWSRLRGYGLCPGREQGEDRLRLAVQNLLQNRPDL encoded by the coding sequence GTGCCTGATCAGCCGGGCGTTTCGGCCTGGCGGCAATTCCAGCGGCGTCTGCGGGAGGCCGGCCACCGGCGGTTGGTGTTGCTTGAAGGCGACCGCCAGGCGTCCCTGGACTGGCTTGCCGAACATCTTCCGAAGCTTTCTGTTGCGCCCGGCGTCTGGGTCGGGAAGGACGAGGCTCCCTCAATTGAGGGCATTGATCCCATCCCGGCAAAGCATGCCCGACGCTGGCTGGGGCGGGATCTAAGCTGTGTCGTCTGGGACGGCTGGCAGGGCAATCCGCCGGACGGGCTGGCAGCGCTGGCGGGTACGCTGGGCGCCGGCGGTTTGCTGTTCTGGTTGATGCCGCCGCTGGATCAGTGGCCCACCTTCAAGGATCCGGACTACCGGCGGGTTGGGCTGGATTCGTCCTCCGTACATCCGTTTCTGTCCCGTCTGGCCCGCGTGATTGCCGACGACGCTTCGGTGATTCGTCTGCAGGCGAGCCAGGGTTCTGCTGCCGCGCTTCCCGAACTGCCTGTTGGCGATCCGCCGTTTCAGGTGCAGGCGACGCCGGAGCAGATCAGGCTGATCGAGAGCCTGGTAAAGAGCGGCCTTGGCCGGCGTCGCAGGCCGTTGGTGGTGACCGCAGACCGGGGTCGGGGTAAATCGGCGGCGCTGGGAATGGCCGCTGCCAGGCTGGTTGCCGAAGGTCGTAAGCAGGTGGTGGTCACCGCGACCGGCCCGGCCGCGGTCGAAACGCTGCTTCGTCATGCAGAGCCTGCCGTCAGTGAAGGCAGGGTCCGGTTTTTCTCCGTGGACGATTTGCTGGAGCATCGCCCCGAAGCCGAGGTTGTCATGGTGGATGAAGCCGCTGCGGTGCCGCCAGATCGGCTGAAACAGATCCTTATGGGCTGGCCCCGGGTGGTGTTCGCAACCACGGTTCACGGCTATGAAGGGGCCGGGCGGGGCTTTTCCGTGCGGTTTCGCTCTGTGCTCGACCGGGAAACACCCCACTGGAAACAGATTGCTCTCCAGGCGCCCATCCGCTGGTCTGAATCCGATCCGCTCGAACCCCTAATCAGCCGAATGTTTCTGCTCAATGCCGAGGCCACAGGCTTGCCCGATGGGGAACAGCCACGAAAACCGGTAACTGTGGAGCGGTGGGAGCCAGCCAGTGCACCTGACAACGAGCTCGAGCAAAGCTTCGGGTTGCTGGTCGATGCCCACTACCGCACCACGCCATCGGACCTGCGGCAGTGGATGGACGATCCCTCGGTGGTGAGCTGGCGGGCAACGGTTGATGGCGTCGTTGTCGGAGTGCTGTGGGCGGCCCTGGAAGGTGGTCTGGATGATGCGCTGGCAGAGCAGGTGATGCTGGGTCGGCGGCGCGTTCGTGGCCAACTGTTGCCGCAGTCGCTGGCGTTTCACAGTGGTTTCGCCAGCGCCGCCCGACAGCAGATATTGAGAGTCGTGCGGGTTGCGGTCAGTGCGAATGTTCGTCAGCAGGGCGTCGGTACTGCTCTGGTTCGGGCTGCCCGCGATTATGCCGAGGCCGCAGGCGTGGATGCCCTGGGCACCAGCTTTGGTGGCAATGCCGAGCTGGTGACATTCTGGCAGTGCAGCGGGTTGGTGCCGGTCAGGCTGGGGTTGTCCCGTGAGCACAGCAGTGGGGAGTTGCCGCTACAGATGTTGCTGGGCACCTCGGAACCGGGGCGAGCGCTCACAGAAGCATTGCAAGATCGCCTGGCGCGCCACTGGTTAACGCTGGTGCCCCACAACTGGCCTGATCTGGAGCCACGGTTGCTGCTGCAGTTAACCGCCAGCCTGCCATTGGTCCAGCCGCTGAACGAAGACGACCGGCGGGATCTGACAAGTTTCGCCCGGGGCCACCGCGGGTTTGACCTGACTCTGCCGGTGTTGCGCATGCTCTCCATGGCGGATGGCATTGCCGCGCGGCTGCTGGCTGATGACGATTCCGGTCTACCAGTACTCTGGGCCCGTGCGGTTCTCCAGGGCTGGAGCTGGTCCCGGTTGCGCGGCTACGGTCTTTGTCCCGGGCGTGAGCAGGGCGAGGATCGGCTGCGCCTGGCCGTGCAAAATCTTTTGCAGAACCGGCCGGACTTGTGA
- a CDS encoding DUF2237 family protein gives MATTAEPVNVLGEKLEVCGTDPQTGFYRDGCCNTGPDDLGAHVVCAVVTDEFLEYSKSKGNDLSTPRPEFGFEGLKSGDSWCLCASRWQEAFEAGSAPRVKLKATHRSALKYSTLDDLKRHSMDLS, from the coding sequence ATGGCGACGACTGCTGAACCGGTCAATGTTTTAGGCGAGAAACTAGAGGTCTGCGGAACGGACCCGCAAACTGGCTTCTACCGCGATGGGTGCTGTAACACAGGCCCTGACGACTTGGGCGCCCATGTGGTGTGTGCTGTGGTCACGGACGAGTTTCTGGAATATTCCAAATCCAAAGGTAACGACCTGAGCACCCCGAGGCCGGAGTTCGGTTTCGAGGGCCTGAAAAGCGGGGATTCCTGGTGCCTGTGTGCCTCCCGCTGGCAGGAGGCTTTCGAGGCTGGCTCTGCGCCTCGTGTCAAACTAAAGGCCACCCACCGGTCCGCGCTTAAGTATTCGACTCTGGACGACCTCAAGCGTCATTCAATGGATCTGAGTTGA
- a CDS encoding ATP-dependent helicase produces MTSPTLTSTATDTATDLPDFLTGEQNDIITAGFEHAVITAVAGSGKTSTLAWRIRYLLQQGHDPDRLLVLMFNRSAREDFEWKLRDVSRNTGLRLPEVRTYHAMGLRLYRRFIKDGYLPGFSEKILTDQEISFQAWQLTRRLAPEDLEDEIKRNKKDFVETAVSFIDRVKTTLSPAEIVFEELGYSDKHRYLIDLFHSFEQWRKSQSRISYADMLYEPVMAIHQNPPLQRLVGNKMDMILVDEYQDTNEIQHLLLRYVAGDRARVTVVGDPDQTIYEFRGARPEFILTRFSEEFDQPLEQTLSYTFRYGHQVALLANHLIGHNTGRKDVQCHSHPITPDTRITLHQQENDSDTVVKLLEPMDDASLASTAILFRVWSQSVPIELKLLAQQVPYRIDAGKGALFSREVQAITSLLSVIGNRLPNLPDEDRLDIARHLMRFPHVGLKEPELEQLARFLSGFSNGWHERLLALDFDALAPMAARKLRKLGETLARLNGHKGPVADVIREYAEATELNEGIRSLALTHESAEERIETVQGFRGYLASLDVDCAGALAHLKALKEQAGQRKQAGEDGPGGVLLSTIHRTKGLEWSTVILPGLQEKYLPYSPRSQQDLKGFLESERRLLYVAMTRTRHSLHLITRPLSGPSHLEGDLGPSRFVSELCFDLSRELGGWLEQRNNDEYQLTLSAPLTETAERYAAREAVTLSGARQSDTSGERPVWTLQRLKHAVLGPGSVAGEDNQSFEVRFDSGDTLNFSKKSAHLYFTGLTEEP; encoded by the coding sequence ATGACGAGCCCAACCCTAACATCTACTGCAACTGATACCGCTACGGATCTGCCGGATTTTCTGACTGGTGAGCAGAACGACATCATTACTGCCGGATTTGAGCATGCGGTAATCACTGCCGTGGCTGGTAGCGGGAAGACTTCTACCCTGGCCTGGCGCATTCGCTATCTGCTGCAACAGGGCCACGATCCCGACCGGCTGCTGGTACTGATGTTCAACCGTAGCGCCCGGGAGGATTTCGAGTGGAAGTTGCGGGACGTCAGTCGAAATACCGGACTGCGTTTGCCGGAAGTACGGACCTACCATGCCATGGGGCTGCGGCTTTACCGGCGGTTTATCAAAGATGGCTATCTGCCGGGATTTTCGGAAAAGATTCTCACCGACCAGGAAATCAGCTTTCAGGCTTGGCAACTGACCCGGCGGCTGGCGCCGGAGGATCTGGAAGACGAGATCAAGCGCAACAAGAAGGACTTTGTGGAAACCGCCGTCAGTTTCATTGATCGGGTGAAGACCACCCTCTCCCCCGCCGAGATCGTTTTCGAGGAGCTGGGGTATTCCGACAAACACCGCTACCTGATTGACCTGTTCCACAGTTTTGAGCAATGGCGCAAATCCCAGAGCCGCATCAGCTACGCCGATATGCTGTACGAGCCGGTGATGGCGATTCACCAGAATCCTCCGCTGCAGCGGCTGGTGGGCAACAAGATGGATATGATTCTGGTGGACGAGTATCAGGATACCAACGAAATCCAGCATCTGCTGCTGCGTTACGTGGCCGGAGACCGTGCCCGGGTGACGGTGGTGGGGGATCCGGACCAGACCATTTATGAGTTCCGTGGTGCCCGGCCAGAGTTCATTCTCACCCGCTTCAGCGAGGAGTTTGACCAGCCCCTGGAGCAGACCCTGAGTTACACCTTCCGGTATGGACACCAGGTGGCACTGCTGGCCAATCACCTGATCGGTCACAACACCGGCCGCAAAGACGTGCAGTGCCATTCTCACCCCATCACGCCGGACACGCGGATCACCCTGCACCAGCAGGAGAATGACAGCGATACCGTGGTAAAGCTGCTGGAGCCGATGGACGACGCCAGCCTTGCCAGCACTGCCATTCTGTTCCGGGTCTGGAGCCAGAGCGTTCCCATTGAACTGAAACTGCTGGCGCAACAGGTACCCTATCGCATTGATGCGGGCAAAGGCGCGCTCTTCAGCCGCGAGGTTCAGGCCATCACCAGCCTGTTGAGCGTGATTGGCAACCGCCTGCCAAATCTTCCCGACGAAGACCGACTGGATATCGCCCGGCATCTGATGCGCTTTCCCCATGTGGGTCTGAAGGAGCCGGAACTGGAACAGCTTGCCCGTTTTCTGTCCGGATTTTCCAACGGCTGGCATGAGCGGTTGCTGGCTCTGGACTTCGACGCCCTGGCACCCATGGCGGCCCGCAAGCTGCGCAAACTGGGGGAAACCCTGGCCCGCCTGAACGGCCACAAGGGCCCGGTTGCGGACGTCATCCGCGAGTATGCCGAAGCCACGGAGCTTAACGAAGGTATCCGCAGCCTGGCTCTGACTCACGAATCGGCGGAAGAGCGTATCGAAACCGTTCAGGGCTTCAGGGGCTATCTGGCATCACTGGATGTGGATTGCGCCGGCGCCCTGGCTCACCTGAAAGCACTGAAGGAACAGGCAGGCCAGCGAAAGCAGGCGGGCGAAGACGGGCCCGGCGGTGTGCTGCTCTCGACTATCCACCGCACCAAGGGGCTGGAATGGTCGACGGTGATACTGCCCGGCCTGCAGGAAAAGTATCTGCCCTATAGCCCCAGATCCCAACAGGACCTCAAAGGGTTTCTTGAAAGCGAACGCCGCCTTCTTTACGTGGCCATGACCCGCACAAGACATAGTCTTCATCTGATTACACGCCCCCTGAGCGGCCCTTCCCACCTGGAAGGGGATCTGGGCCCCAGCCGTTTTGTCAGCGAACTCTGTTTTGACCTTTCCCGGGAACTCGGAGGCTGGCTGGAGCAACGGAACAATGACGAGTATCAGCTCACCCTGAGCGCACCGCTGACCGAAACCGCCGAACGCTATGCCGCCCGGGAAGCCGTCACTCTGAGCGGCGCCCGGCAGTCCGACACTTCCGGGGAGCGGCCGGTGTGGACCCTGCAACGGCTGAAGCATGCGGTGCTGGGCCCCGGATCCGTAGCCGGAGAGGATAACCAGTCTTTCGAAGTCAGGTTTGACTCCGGCGACACGCTGAACTTCAGTAAGAAAAGCGCACACCTTTATTTTACGGGCCTTACAGAAGAACCCTGA
- a CDS encoding OmpA family protein — protein MNIMRPLTVAALAASMATPALADSKQTIYINPFIAYQVFDDQRDLKEDGITGIGVEYRFSPHWALEGVYASDSIGQKYVPGHSDYEDMRLDALYYFAGQEESWNPYVALGAGNTDFGDAGIGYNTLGSDHDETRVNVGGGVRYNISETVSLRGDLRQFHGPEESTFDTQVSLGISLAFNRTVSDSSPEPSQPADSDKDGVPDSRDQCPDTPFGTSVNSNGCVPDSDNDGVADNRDQCPSTPAGASVNNRGCERDDDNDGVVNSKDQCPGTDAGATVDATGCTGQTETVKTIELNVTFPTNSSVIGDRFDSEIAQVATYMRNNPEATVEIAGHSDSRGDDDYNRFLSQRRADAVAARLTGPLGISADRVSAVGYGEAEPIASNDTAAGRAENRRVEARFQMQR, from the coding sequence ATGAACATCATGCGCCCACTGACAGTCGCCGCTCTGGCAGCATCAATGGCCACGCCGGCTCTGGCGGATAGCAAGCAGACCATCTACATCAATCCTTTCATTGCCTATCAGGTGTTTGACGACCAACGTGACCTGAAAGAAGACGGCATCACCGGTATTGGCGTGGAATACCGCTTCTCACCCCACTGGGCACTGGAAGGGGTCTATGCCTCGGACAGCATTGGCCAGAAATACGTACCCGGGCACAGTGACTACGAGGACATGCGCCTGGATGCACTCTACTATTTTGCCGGCCAGGAAGAGTCCTGGAATCCCTACGTGGCTCTGGGCGCTGGCAATACCGATTTTGGAGACGCCGGGATCGGCTATAACACCCTCGGGTCAGACCATGACGAGACACGGGTGAACGTCGGTGGCGGTGTCCGCTATAACATCAGCGAAACCGTGTCACTGCGTGGTGATCTGCGCCAGTTCCATGGCCCTGAAGAAAGCACCTTTGACACCCAGGTATCGCTGGGCATCAGCCTGGCTTTCAATCGCACTGTTTCGGATTCATCTCCGGAACCCAGCCAGCCGGCAGACTCCGACAAGGACGGTGTACCGGACAGCCGGGACCAGTGCCCGGATACACCGTTCGGCACCAGCGTGAACAGCAACGGTTGCGTGCCTGACAGCGACAATGACGGCGTCGCCGACAACCGCGACCAGTGCCCGTCCACTCCCGCAGGCGCCAGCGTGAACAACCGTGGCTGCGAACGGGATGACGACAACGACGGTGTGGTCAACAGCAAGGATCAGTGCCCGGGCACGGACGCAGGCGCAACAGTGGATGCCACTGGCTGCACCGGTCAGACCGAGACTGTCAAAACCATCGAACTGAACGTGACTTTCCCCACCAACAGTTCGGTGATCGGTGACCGCTTTGACAGCGAGATTGCCCAGGTAGCCACCTACATGCGCAATAATCCGGAAGCCACAGTGGAAATCGCCGGTCACAGTGACAGTCGTGGTGATGACGACTACAATCGTTTCCTCTCCCAGCGCCGGGCTGACGCAGTGGCCGCACGTCTGACCGGACCCCTGGGCATCAGTGCAGACCGCGTCAGTGCCGTGGGCTATGGTGAAGCCGAGCCTATCGCCAGCAACGACACTGCTGCGGGACGCGCCGAAAACCGCCGCGTTGAGGCTCGCTTCCAGATGCAGCGTTAA
- a CDS encoding DUF4124 domain-containing protein, which translates to MLKVVAMAAGVLIGWPGPAAAEIYRCESETGVRFADEPCGDGAEKITVQDNRIGGNFGQNLPPAPEPETSPKPEISNSEAESDTCRYINSTDLRRYLIREQVVKGMTRENVIDAFGKPPETYPAPQETWVYQTKYYGALYELTYVYFRNGCVEKVVYRKP; encoded by the coding sequence ATGCTGAAAGTGGTTGCGATGGCAGCAGGCGTGTTGATTGGCTGGCCGGGCCCTGCAGCGGCTGAGATCTACCGCTGTGAGTCGGAAACCGGTGTCCGCTTTGCGGACGAACCCTGCGGTGACGGCGCCGAGAAGATTACCGTCCAGGATAACCGCATTGGCGGAAACTTTGGTCAGAACCTGCCCCCGGCCCCGGAACCAGAAACGTCGCCCAAACCGGAAATTTCCAATAGCGAAGCCGAGTCCGACACCTGCCGGTATATAAACTCCACGGATCTGCGCCGCTATCTCATTCGTGAGCAGGTGGTCAAAGGCATGACCCGGGAAAACGTTATCGACGCCTTCGGCAAACCCCCGGAAACCTATCCCGCGCCCCAGGAAACCTGGGTTTACCAGACCAAATATTACGGAGCCCTTTACGAGCTCACCTACGTGTATTTCAGAAATGGCTGCGTGGAAAAGGTGGTTTACCGCAAGCCCTGA
- a CDS encoding methyltransferase — MAFSSYGAGWQQLNEWLHEHREFWRPAPFTSPAPDWTLRWPDMARQVSGFSDDDCQRFENDPVALASSLAPLLPSLSRLQKLTDLPMLTDELTAQACTLPEVRARDMPGRKRLQSGAFSAALRPLGAPVVDWCCGKGHLARTLLPFSDHPVTGYDWSPALVDDGNRLAQKAGDAVRMQCQDVMADDLLLPDNSHGVALHACGDLHRRLLRQGTGQSLPRLSIAPCCYHLSEAPLYRPLSQAAAEWAGCLRLDRADLKLAVEETVTAPARVRDQVQRFSRWRLGFDGLQRELRQVDDYLPVPSHPNRIARGNFREFCGWAAEQKGLSLPDNVDYPAWEAYGASRLAQVRRHELIRHLFRRPLELWLVLDYALFLEEQGYRVRIGTFCQRHLTPRNLLIDARLEG, encoded by the coding sequence TTGGCGTTCTCTTCCTATGGCGCCGGGTGGCAACAGCTGAATGAGTGGCTACACGAGCACCGGGAGTTCTGGCGGCCGGCCCCCTTTACCAGCCCGGCACCGGATTGGACGCTGCGCTGGCCGGACATGGCCCGACAGGTTAGTGGCTTCAGTGACGACGACTGCCAGCGTTTTGAAAACGACCCGGTCGCGCTGGCGAGTTCGCTGGCGCCGCTGCTGCCGTCTTTGTCCAGACTGCAGAAGCTGACAGACCTGCCGATGCTGACCGACGAGTTAACGGCGCAGGCGTGCACCCTGCCGGAAGTGCGTGCCCGGGACATGCCGGGGCGTAAACGCCTTCAGTCTGGCGCCTTCTCGGCGGCGTTGCGACCCCTTGGCGCCCCGGTTGTGGACTGGTGCTGCGGCAAGGGGCACCTGGCACGAACGCTTTTGCCGTTTTCCGATCACCCGGTTACGGGCTACGACTGGTCCCCGGCGCTGGTGGATGATGGCAACCGGCTGGCGCAAAAAGCGGGCGATGCAGTGCGGATGCAGTGCCAGGATGTGATGGCGGATGACCTTCTCCTGCCGGATAACAGCCACGGCGTTGCCCTTCACGCCTGTGGTGACCTGCATCGCAGGTTGTTGAGGCAGGGCACTGGTCAAAGCCTGCCGCGACTGAGCATTGCGCCCTGTTGTTATCATCTTTCTGAGGCTCCGCTATACCGGCCACTGTCGCAGGCGGCTGCCGAGTGGGCCGGGTGCCTTCGCCTTGATCGGGCGGACCTGAAACTGGCGGTAGAGGAAACGGTCACCGCGCCGGCCCGAGTGCGTGATCAGGTGCAGAGGTTCAGCCGTTGGCGGCTGGGCTTCGATGGCCTGCAGCGGGAATTGCGGCAGGTGGACGACTATCTCCCCGTGCCCTCGCATCCGAACCGGATAGCGAGGGGCAACTTCCGGGAGTTCTGTGGCTGGGCTGCCGAGCAAAAAGGGCTGAGCTTGCCGGACAATGTCGATTACCCGGCCTGGGAGGCGTACGGTGCGAGCCGACTGGCGCAGGTTCGTCGGCATGAGCTCATCCGTCACCTGTTCCGCCGCCCACTGGAGCTCTGGCTGGTGCTGGATTATGCGTTGTTTCTTGAAGAGCAGGGCTATCGTGTGCGCATCGGCACCTTTTGCCAACGGCACCTCACGCCGAGAAATCTGCTGATTGATGCCAGGCTTGAGGGCTGA
- a CDS encoding D-amino acid dehydrogenase, which yields MHIAVVGGGVVGVATAYELNRRGHRVTVLERHGVAGNETSKGNAAQRSYGVVYPWADPAMVTKAIPFLLKKDGPLKMSLPPSRNTLRFLFSTLRYAWSPGLFGLNKRAMLRLGMHSREKFLALEHEVKLTFDGGHGGLLHLASTPEALEGYRTTHKLLNELGIASRLLSPEEVRKAEPGMTGTGPLYGALSYDTDGTGDCHMFSRELAKACEARGVSFRFNTDTTHLVADDRRVTGVAVRSANGANQTIEADAVVVCAGCWSNELTRSLGLKLPIYPVKGYSLTVPMKSNDQGPLSTIHDDRFKVVSTRLGDRLRASGFVEMADFNRDIPEQRLATIRKSVESRFPGCADLHAAETWTGFRPMTPDGPPIIGRGPRENLYLNTGHGTFGWTLSAGSASVIGQLIDGEQPTVCLDPFRPGRFRE from the coding sequence ATGCACATAGCAGTGGTTGGTGGCGGCGTTGTTGGTGTTGCCACCGCTTATGAGCTGAATCGCCGTGGCCACAGGGTAACCGTGCTGGAGCGCCACGGGGTCGCCGGCAATGAGACCAGCAAGGGCAACGCCGCCCAACGTTCCTATGGCGTGGTATACCCCTGGGCCGACCCTGCTATGGTGACCAAAGCCATCCCCTTTCTGCTGAAAAAGGATGGCCCCCTGAAAATGTCGTTGCCGCCGTCCAGGAATACCCTGCGGTTTCTGTTTTCCACCCTTCGCTATGCCTGGTCACCGGGCCTGTTTGGCCTGAACAAGCGCGCCATGCTGAGGCTGGGTATGCACAGCCGGGAGAAGTTTCTGGCCCTCGAGCACGAAGTGAAGCTGACCTTTGATGGCGGCCACGGCGGCCTGCTGCACCTGGCCAGTACGCCGGAAGCGCTGGAAGGCTATCGCACAACACATAAGCTGCTCAACGAGCTGGGCATCGCGTCCCGACTGCTTTCTCCGGAAGAGGTGCGAAAGGCCGAGCCGGGAATGACTGGCACCGGGCCTCTCTATGGCGCTCTGAGCTATGACACCGACGGCACCGGTGATTGCCATATGTTCTCCCGGGAGCTGGCGAAGGCCTGTGAAGCCAGAGGCGTCAGTTTCCGTTTCAACACCGACACTACCCACCTTGTGGCTGACGACAGACGGGTAACCGGTGTGGCGGTTCGTTCTGCAAATGGCGCAAACCAGACCATTGAAGCGGACGCGGTGGTGGTCTGTGCCGGCTGCTGGTCGAATGAACTGACCCGCTCCCTTGGCCTTAAGCTCCCCATCTATCCGGTGAAGGGTTACAGTCTGACTGTGCCAATGAAAAGCAACGATCAGGGGCCGCTGTCCACCATTCATGACGACCGCTTCAAGGTGGTTTCCACCCGTCTTGGCGATCGCCTACGTGCCTCCGGGTTTGTCGAAATGGCCGATTTCAACCGCGACATTCCGGAGCAACGGCTGGCGACCATCCGCAAATCCGTGGAGTCCCGTTTTCCGGGCTGCGCGGACCTCCATGCTGCGGAGACCTGGACCGGCTTCCGCCCCATGACTCCGGACGGGCCGCCGATCATTGGTCGTGGCCCGCGGGAGAACCTTTACCTCAACACCGGCCACGGTACCTTTGGCTGGACGCTGTCCGCGGGCAGTGCCAGCGTAATCGGTCAGTTGATTGATGGCGAGCAGCCGACCGTATGTCTTGATCCGTTCCGGCCCGGTCGGTTTCGGGAGTAG
- a CDS encoding polyphosphate kinase 2 family protein: MKSTDAIGLWARRWCFDTTRRSFSDYPTLLDEDVDLPGLEASLDEIGEFQRRLWANREKALLIIVQGPDTSGKDSLIRTLATYTDPAGFHAWSFGRPEGAEIRHDFLWRVSRLLPGLGEMVAFNRSHHEAAIAERVWPVHAPESYNWANRFRSIREFERHLTEEGTTLIKIWLNLSEDEHRRRLLKRLDKPRKRWKFDESDIDGWEKRGQYEAFAEEAVAATHTDDAPWYIVPGDRKPHARAIVAAILAEKLKQMAPHYPQEHAGVLEAYRRLLAGSGSD; this comes from the coding sequence ATGAAATCGACGGACGCGATCGGACTCTGGGCCAGACGCTGGTGTTTTGACACTACCAGACGGAGTTTCAGTGACTACCCGACGCTACTGGACGAGGATGTGGATCTGCCCGGGCTTGAGGCCAGTCTGGATGAGATAGGCGAATTCCAGCGACGGCTCTGGGCGAACCGTGAAAAGGCGTTACTGATCATTGTTCAGGGCCCGGATACCAGTGGTAAAGACAGCCTGATTCGCACCCTGGCCACTTATACCGACCCCGCAGGCTTCCATGCCTGGTCATTCGGCCGCCCCGAAGGCGCGGAAATCAGGCACGACTTTCTCTGGCGGGTCTCCCGCCTGTTGCCCGGCCTGGGGGAGATGGTCGCCTTCAATCGGAGCCATCATGAAGCGGCGATTGCCGAGCGCGTTTGGCCCGTGCACGCGCCGGAAAGTTACAACTGGGCCAACCGCTTCCGGTCAATCCGGGAGTTTGAGCGCCACCTGACCGAAGAAGGTACAACACTGATCAAGATATGGCTGAATCTCTCAGAGGATGAGCATCGCAGGCGATTACTGAAGCGTCTGGACAAGCCCAGAAAGCGCTGGAAATTTGATGAATCCGACATCGACGGCTGGGAAAAACGCGGTCAGTATGAGGCATTCGCTGAAGAAGCCGTTGCCGCGACCCACACTGATGACGCACCCTGGTATATCGTGCCTGGTGATCGTAAGCCCCATGCACGGGCCATTGTTGCCGCAATCCTTGCAGAAAAGCTGAAGCAGATGGCGCCTCACTACCCGCAAGAGCATGCCGGTGTGCTGGAGGCCTATCGGCGTCTGCTGGCTGGAAGCGGATCAGACTGA
- a CDS encoding TatD family hydrolase: MSKKRREIPVFDHPIIETHCHLDYLKERPLADTLAEMQRVNIERVITIAVSPENLGTVRELSQTAPWVYGTQGVHPHDAEKYSDEAEAEIRAHAGDEKIVAVGEIGLDYFYDNADRDVQREVFRRQLQIASDTDRPVVIHSREADDDTIDILKEFEGSLKRRGVIHSFTSGPGLAEYALSEGWCLGFNGITTFNKAENVRDIVRMTPIEQILLETDSPFLAPVPYRGKENAPFYIPFVAEKIAEVKDLPLQDVLASTYANSLRTFFPHT; this comes from the coding sequence ATGAGTAAAAAACGTCGCGAGATACCCGTTTTCGATCATCCAATCATCGAGACCCACTGCCATCTGGATTACCTGAAGGAGCGGCCGCTGGCAGACACCTTGGCGGAAATGCAGCGGGTAAACATCGAGCGGGTGATTACCATTGCCGTCTCCCCGGAAAACCTGGGCACGGTGCGTGAACTCAGCCAGACCGCTCCCTGGGTCTACGGCACCCAGGGCGTTCACCCCCATGATGCCGAAAAATATTCCGATGAAGCCGAGGCGGAAATCCGCGCCCACGCTGGCGACGAAAAGATTGTGGCGGTCGGCGAAATCGGCCTGGACTATTTCTACGACAACGCTGATCGCGATGTGCAACGCGAGGTGTTCCGGCGCCAGTTGCAGATTGCCAGCGACACCGACCGCCCGGTGGTGATTCACAGCCGCGAGGCGGATGACGATACCATCGACATTCTGAAGGAATTCGAGGGATCGCTGAAGCGCCGGGGCGTGATTCACAGCTTCACGTCCGGCCCCGGCCTGGCCGAGTATGCCCTCAGTGAAGGCTGGTGCCTCGGTTTTAACGGCATCACCACCTTCAACAAGGCGGAAAATGTCCGGGACATCGTTCGCATGACTCCAATTGAACAGATTCTGCTGGAGACCGATTCGCCCTTCCTGGCACCGGTGCCCTATCGCGGCAAGGAAAACGCCCCTTTCTACATCCCGTTTGTGGCCGAAAAAATTGCCGAGGTTAAAGACCTGCCGCTGCAGGATGTTCTGGCGTCCACTTACGCCAATAGCCTGAGGACGTTTTTCCCACATACATGA